The Caldibacillus debilis DSM 16016 genome includes a window with the following:
- a CDS encoding methionine ABC transporter permease, with the protein MFSAIFPNVDLAKAWQKTWETLYMTGISIIFIFLLGIILGLLVFLTSKGNLWENRWIYGIISGLINIFRSIPFVILIVLLIPFTKFLVGTMIGADAALPALIIGSAPFYARMVEIGLREIDKGVIEAAKAMGANTFTIIFKVLLPESMPALVSGITVTAIALVGYTAIAGVIGAGGLGDYAYLDGFSQNQNDVTFFATLLILLIVFIIQFIGDFITKKLDKR; encoded by the coding sequence ATGTTTAGCGCCATATTTCCGAATGTGGATTTGGCGAAAGCATGGCAAAAGACATGGGAAACCCTCTATATGACCGGAATTTCCATTATTTTTATATTTTTACTTGGAATTATTTTGGGATTATTGGTGTTTCTGACCTCGAAGGGCAATCTGTGGGAAAACAGATGGATCTATGGCATTATTTCCGGATTGATCAATATTTTCCGTTCCATTCCCTTCGTCATTTTAATCGTTTTATTGATTCCCTTTACGAAATTTCTCGTCGGGACGATGATCGGGGCAGACGCCGCCCTTCCCGCATTGATCATCGGTTCCGCTCCATTTTATGCGAGGATGGTGGAAATCGGCCTGCGGGAAATCGATAAGGGGGTGATTGAGGCGGCAAAGGCGATGGGGGCAAACACCTTCACGATCATTTTTAAGGTTTTGCTGCCCGAATCGATGCCGGCATTGGTTTCCGGCATTACGGTGACCGCCATCGCCCTCGTCGGATATACGGCCATCGCGGGCGTCATCGGGGCCGGCGGCCTCGGCGACTACGCGTATCTGGACGGATTTTCGCAAAATCAAAACGATGTGACCTTTTTCGCCACCCTGTTGATCTTACTCATCGTCTTTATCATCCAATTTATCGGAGATTTTATAACGAAAAAATTGGATAAACGATGA
- the sufU gene encoding Fe-S cluster assembly sulfur transfer protein SufU: MSFDQLETLYRQVIMDHYKRPRNKGVLQDGSLTVDMNNPTCGDRIRLTMKIDGGKVDDVKFEGEGCSISMASASMMTEAIRGKDTESALRLAEMFSEMIQGKDVEQIEALGDAVALQGVAKFPARIKCATLAWKALEKGLKDH; this comes from the coding sequence ATGTCATTTGACCAATTGGAAACCTTATACCGGCAAGTGATCATGGATCATTATAAGCGGCCGAGGAACAAAGGGGTTCTGCAGGACGGCAGCCTGACGGTGGACATGAACAATCCGACCTGCGGAGACCGGATCCGCCTGACGATGAAAATCGACGGCGGCAAAGTGGATGACGTCAAGTTTGAAGGGGAAGGCTGTTCCATTTCGATGGCCTCCGCGTCGATGATGACCGAAGCGATCAGGGGAAAGGACACCGAATCGGCGCTCCGTCTGGCTGAAATGTTTTCCGAGATGATCCAAGGCAAAGATGTCGAACAAATCGAAGCCCTTGGAGATGCGGTTGCCCTTCAGGGCGTAGCGAAATTTCCCGCCCGCATCAAATGTGCGACTTTGGCGTGGAAAGCGTTGGAAAAAGGGTTGAAAGACCATTAA
- the sufC gene encoding Fe-S cluster assembly ATPase SufC, translating to MASSTLTIKDLHVAVEGKEILKGVNLEVKTGEFHAIMGPNGTGKSTLSAAIMGHPKYEVTKGTVTLDGQDVLEMEVDERARAGLFLAMQYPSEISGVTNADFLRTAINSRRGEGNEIPLMPFIKKLDQTMQLLEMDVNMGQRYVNEGFSGGEKKRNEILQLMMLEPKIAILDEIDSGLDIDALKVVAKGINSMRNENFGCIIITHYQRLLNYITPDYVHVMMQGRIVKSGGPELALRLEAEGYDWIKKELGIEDETEDEEVGQEA from the coding sequence ATGGCGAGTTCAACATTAACCATTAAAGACTTGCATGTTGCCGTTGAAGGCAAAGAAATTTTAAAAGGGGTCAACCTCGAAGTGAAAACCGGCGAATTCCACGCCATCATGGGCCCGAACGGCACGGGGAAATCGACCCTTTCCGCGGCCATCATGGGCCATCCGAAGTATGAAGTCACCAAGGGAACCGTCACCCTCGACGGGCAAGATGTTCTGGAGATGGAAGTGGACGAACGGGCCAGAGCCGGTCTTTTCCTGGCCATGCAATATCCGAGCGAAATCAGCGGCGTCACGAACGCTGACTTTTTGCGCACGGCGATCAACAGCCGCCGGGGAGAAGGAAACGAAATCCCGCTGATGCCGTTCATTAAAAAATTGGATCAAACGATGCAATTGCTGGAAATGGATGTCAACATGGGCCAGCGCTACGTCAATGAAGGGTTCTCAGGCGGGGAGAAAAAACGGAACGAAATCTTGCAGCTGATGATGCTCGAACCGAAAATCGCCATCCTTGACGAAATCGACTCCGGTTTGGACATCGACGCCTTGAAAGTCGTGGCCAAAGGGATTAACTCGATGCGCAACGAAAACTTCGGCTGCATCATCATCACCCACTATCAACGCCTGTTAAACTACATCACGCCGGATTACGTCCACGTCATGATGCAAGGCCGCATCGTGAAATCCGGCGGTCCGGAATTGGCCCTGCGCCTCGAAGCGGAAGGATACGATTGGATCAAAAAGGAACTCGGCATTGAAGACGAAACGGAAGATGAAGAGGTCGGGCAAGAAGCCTAG
- a CDS encoding cysteine desulfurase, with amino-acid sequence MDIKAVRSLFPILDQEVNGHPLVYLDSAATSQKPQPVIDAITHYYKTYNSNVHRGVHTLGTKATEAYEAAREKVRKFINAESVEEIIFTRGTTTAINTVASSYGRAFLKPEDEIVLTCMEHHSNLIPWQHAAKFTGARLKYIPLQADGTIDLEDVKATITDRTKIVAITHVSNVLGTVNPIKEIAAIAHRHGAVVVVDGAQSTPHKKVDVRDLDCDFYAFSGHKMCGPTGIGVLYGKRRWLEQMEPVEFGGEMIDTVGLYESTWKELPWKFEGGTPIIADAIGLGAAIDFLEEVGLEEIERHERALIRYTMEQLETIEGLEWYGPKDPDRRGGVIAFNLSGVHAHDVATVLDAYGIAIRAGHHCAQPLMKWLGVTATGRASFYLYNTFEDVDRFIEGLRKAKEFFDDVI; translated from the coding sequence ATGGATATTAAAGCTGTCCGTTCCCTGTTTCCGATCCTTGACCAGGAAGTCAACGGCCATCCCCTCGTATATTTGGACAGCGCGGCCACTTCCCAGAAGCCGCAGCCGGTGATCGACGCGATCACCCACTATTACAAAACCTACAATTCCAACGTCCACCGGGGGGTGCATACCCTGGGGACGAAGGCGACGGAGGCGTATGAAGCCGCCCGGGAAAAGGTGAGAAAATTCATCAATGCCGAGTCCGTTGAAGAAATCATTTTCACCAGGGGGACGACCACGGCCATCAATACCGTCGCTTCCAGCTACGGCCGAGCTTTTTTGAAACCGGAGGATGAAATTGTTCTTACCTGCATGGAACATCACAGCAATCTGATCCCTTGGCAGCATGCGGCAAAATTCACCGGCGCGCGCCTGAAATATATCCCCCTTCAAGCCGACGGGACGATCGACTTGGAGGATGTCAAGGCAACGATTACCGACCGGACGAAGATTGTGGCCATCACCCATGTATCCAACGTGCTGGGAACGGTCAACCCGATTAAAGAAATCGCGGCGATCGCCCACCGACACGGAGCGGTGGTTGTCGTCGACGGCGCCCAAAGCACCCCGCACAAAAAGGTGGATGTCCGCGATCTGGACTGCGACTTTTACGCCTTTTCCGGACATAAAATGTGCGGGCCGACGGGAATCGGCGTATTATATGGGAAAAGGCGCTGGCTGGAACAGATGGAACCGGTGGAATTCGGCGGGGAAATGATCGATACGGTCGGATTGTACGAATCGACATGGAAGGAGCTGCCTTGGAAATTTGAAGGCGGCACGCCGATTATCGCCGATGCCATCGGTTTGGGCGCGGCCATCGACTTCCTGGAAGAAGTCGGGCTGGAGGAAATTGAAAGGCATGAGCGGGCGCTGATCCGTTACACGATGGAACAGTTGGAGACGATCGAAGGCCTCGAGTGGTACGGCCCCAAGGATCCCGATCGGCGGGGCGGTGTCATCGCCTTTAATCTTTCCGGCGTCCATGCCCACGATGTGGCGACCGTGCTGGATGCTTACGGAATTGCCATCCGCGCCGGCCATCACTGCGCCCAGCCGCTGATGAAATGGCTGGGCGTGACGGCCACGGGCCGGGCCAGCTTCTATCTTTACAACACCTTTGAAGATGTCGACCGGTTCATTGAAGGGCTTCGCAAAGCAAAGGAGTTTTTCGACGATGTCATTTGA
- the sufD gene encoding Fe-S cluster assembly protein SufD: protein MTIDVQNPFDQKYVESFSAGRSEPEWLKTFRLNAYERISQLELPKPDKTKIDKWNFTRFTEHVSEKAPAGGIEQLPEKVKSLIDLENAKNLYVQYDQQPIYASLSKELADQGVIFTDILTAVREHGDLVKKYFMTEAVKADDHRLTAFHAALFNGGAFLYIPKNVQVEEPVQAVYIHDENAPLINHVLVVADDNSSVTYVENYISLREASDGIVNIVSEVIANTNAKIVYGAVETLAKGVTAYVNRRGVAGKDASIQWALGLMNDGNTVSENVTLLVGDGSYGDTKTVVVGRGEQTQNFTTKVIHFGKASEGFILQHGVVKDKSSVVFNGIGKIEHGASKSNAQQESRVLMLSEKARGDANPILLIDEDDVLAGHAASVGRVDPIQLYYMMSRGIPKAEAERLIIHGFLAPVVNQLPIEGVKKQLIEVIERKVK from the coding sequence ATGACGATCGATGTACAAAATCCGTTTGACCAAAAATACGTGGAGTCCTTTTCCGCAGGGCGGTCGGAACCGGAATGGCTGAAAACTTTTCGCCTGAACGCCTATGAACGGATATCCCAACTGGAGCTTCCCAAACCGGATAAGACGAAAATCGACAAATGGAATTTTACCCGTTTCACCGAGCACGTTTCCGAGAAGGCCCCTGCCGGCGGGATCGAACAATTGCCGGAAAAGGTCAAATCCTTGATCGATCTGGAAAACGCAAAAAATCTTTACGTCCAATACGATCAACAGCCCATCTACGCATCCCTGTCGAAGGAATTGGCCGACCAAGGGGTCATCTTTACGGATATATTGACCGCCGTGAGGGAGCACGGCGATTTGGTGAAAAAATATTTTATGACGGAAGCCGTCAAGGCCGACGATCACCGGCTGACCGCTTTCCATGCGGCGCTGTTTAACGGGGGGGCGTTCCTGTACATTCCGAAGAACGTCCAGGTGGAGGAACCGGTGCAAGCCGTTTATATCCACGACGAAAACGCGCCGCTGATCAACCACGTCCTGGTCGTCGCCGATGACAACAGTTCCGTCACTTACGTGGAAAATTACATCTCGCTTCGGGAAGCTTCCGACGGCATCGTCAACATCGTTTCGGAAGTGATCGCCAACACGAACGCGAAGATCGTTTACGGGGCCGTCGAAACGTTGGCGAAGGGGGTTACCGCCTACGTCAACCGGCGCGGGGTCGCCGGGAAGGACGCCTCCATCCAATGGGCGCTGGGATTGATGAACGACGGCAATACCGTTTCGGAAAACGTCACCCTGCTTGTCGGCGACGGATCCTACGGGGATACGAAAACGGTCGTTGTCGGCAGGGGCGAACAAACCCAAAACTTTACCACCAAGGTGATCCATTTCGGCAAAGCTTCGGAAGGATTTATCTTGCAGCACGGCGTCGTCAAGGACAAATCTTCCGTCGTGTTCAACGGGATCGGAAAAATTGAGCACGGCGCCTCGAAATCCAACGCCCAGCAAGAGTCGCGGGTTTTGATGCTGAGCGAAAAAGCCCGCGGGGACGCCAACCCGATCCTGTTGATCGACGAAGACGATGTCCTTGCGGGACACGCCGCTTCCGTCGGAAGGGTCGATCCGATTCAGCTCTATTATATGATGAGCCGGGGAATTCCCAAGGCGGAGGCGGAACGGCTGATCATCCACGGCTTCCTCGCTCCGGTCGTCAACCAATTGCCCATTGAAGGGGTTAAAAAGCAGTTGATCGAGGTTATAGAAAGGAAAGTAAAATAA
- a CDS encoding MetQ/NlpA family ABC transporter substrate-binding protein, whose protein sequence is MKKWLVALFAVALIFGLAACGKSEKTGGSDEGELKKIVIGATNEPHAKILEKAKPILKEKGIDLDIRTFSKYELINPALNDGSLDANYFQHIPYLEAQMKEFGYKFANAGGIHIEPIGVYSKKYKSLDELPDGATIIISNSVPDHGRILTLLEKNGLIKLKDGVDKVTATVKDIAENPKHLKFNYEYAPELLPQIYKNNEGDAVVINSNYALDAGLNPVKDSIAIEDSDSPYVNIIAVRQGDENKEEIKTLVDVLHSKEIQDFILEEWGGAVVPVDK, encoded by the coding sequence ATGAAAAAATGGCTTGTCGCACTTTTCGCTGTAGCCTTGATTTTCGGCCTTGCGGCCTGCGGGAAATCCGAGAAAACCGGAGGCTCCGATGAAGGGGAATTGAAAAAGATCGTCATCGGGGCGACGAATGAACCCCACGCCAAGATCCTGGAAAAGGCCAAACCGATCCTGAAAGAAAAAGGCATCGATTTGGATATCCGCACCTTCAGCAAATATGAACTGATCAATCCGGCCTTGAATGACGGATCCTTGGACGCCAATTACTTCCAGCACATTCCCTATTTGGAAGCGCAAATGAAGGAATTCGGCTACAAATTTGCCAATGCCGGCGGGATCCATATCGAACCGATCGGGGTTTATTCGAAAAAGTACAAATCCCTGGATGAACTTCCCGACGGGGCGACGATCATCATCAGTAACAGCGTGCCCGACCACGGACGCATTTTGACATTGCTTGAGAAAAACGGGCTAATTAAACTGAAAGACGGGGTTGACAAGGTCACGGCTACCGTAAAAGATATTGCGGAAAATCCGAAACATTTGAAATTCAACTACGAGTATGCCCCGGAATTGCTGCCCCAAATCTACAAGAACAACGAAGGGGATGCGGTCGTCATCAATTCCAACTACGCCCTCGACGCCGGATTGAATCCGGTGAAGGACAGCATCGCCATCGAAGATTCGGATTCGCCCTATGTCAACATCATCGCCGTCCGCCAGGGGGATGAAAACAAAGAAGAGATCAAGACGCTGGTGGATGTCCTCCATTCGAAGGAAATTCAGGACTTCATCCTGGAAGAATGGGGCGGAGCGGTCGTTCCCGTCGATAAATAA